From a single Sinorhizobium sp. RAC02 genomic region:
- the trpS gene encoding tryptophan--tRNA ligase — protein sequence MSAFKPLVFSGVQPTGNLHLGNYLGAIRKFVALQADNDCIYCVVDLHALTAQLVHEDMRGQIRSIAAAFIASGIDPTKHIVFNQSAVPQHAELAWIFNCVARIGWMERMTQFKDKTGGKNAEQVSLGLLAYPSLMAADILVYRATHVPVGDDQKQHLELTRDIAQKFNIDFGSHIRNAGTGVDIVVGEEPVHAYFPMVEPLIGGPAPRVMSLRDGTKKMSKSDASDLSRINLTDDADTISKKIRKAKTDPDALPSEVDGLKGRPEADNLVGIYAALSDKSKAEILSQFGGQQFSAFKPALVDLAVTVLSPITDEMRRLMDDTTHIDAILRDGGERARARAEKTMKEVRDIVGFVQ from the coding sequence ATGAGCGCATTCAAGCCTCTCGTCTTCTCCGGCGTCCAACCGACCGGCAACCTCCATCTCGGCAACTATCTGGGTGCGATCCGCAAGTTCGTCGCCCTTCAGGCCGATAACGACTGCATCTACTGCGTCGTCGACCTGCATGCGCTGACCGCGCAGCTGGTGCACGAGGACATGCGGGGCCAGATCCGCTCGATTGCGGCGGCGTTCATCGCATCGGGCATCGACCCGACGAAACACATCGTTTTCAACCAGTCCGCCGTGCCGCAGCATGCCGAGCTTGCCTGGATCTTCAACTGCGTGGCGCGCATCGGCTGGATGGAGCGCATGACCCAGTTCAAGGACAAGACCGGCGGCAAGAATGCCGAGCAGGTCTCGCTCGGCCTGCTCGCCTATCCGAGCCTGATGGCGGCCGACATCCTTGTCTACCGCGCCACCCATGTGCCGGTCGGCGACGACCAGAAGCAGCACCTCGAGCTGACCCGCGACATCGCCCAGAAATTCAACATCGACTTCGGCAGCCACATCCGCAACGCCGGTACCGGCGTTGATATCGTTGTCGGCGAGGAGCCGGTGCACGCCTATTTCCCGATGGTGGAACCGCTGATCGGTGGCCCGGCGCCGCGTGTCATGTCGCTGCGCGACGGCACGAAGAAGATGTCGAAATCGGATGCGTCCGATCTTTCGCGCATCAACCTCACCGACGATGCCGACACGATCTCCAAGAAGATCCGCAAGGCGAAGACCGATCCGGACGCGTTGCCGAGTGAGGTCGACGGCCTGAAGGGCCGCCCCGAGGCGGATAACCTCGTCGGCATCTACGCGGCACTCTCCGACAAGAGCAAGGCCGAGATTCTGTCCCAGTTCGGCGGTCAGCAGTTCTCCGCCTTCAAGCCGGCGCTGGTCGACCTTGCCGTCACCGTGCTGTCGCCGATCACCGACGAGATGCGTCGCCTGATGGACGACACGACCCACATCGACGCGATCCTGCGGGATGGCGGCGAAAGAGCGCGGGCGCGGGCCGAAAAAACCATGAAGGAAGTTCGCGACATCGTCGGTTTTGTGCAGTAA
- a CDS encoding hemolysin family protein → MSDFRNQSVATEKSEADASSQDEAGSSSSAPKQESTGRSSLWSRATRLWRMTGASTLRKDLTEALMTEDTGGEPAFLPEERAMLHNILRFREVRVEDVMVPRADIEAVDQDITIAELMVIFEDSGRSRMPVYNESLDDPRGMVHIRDLLAYVTKQARNKRRTRAKNGTAAPTVAVAEKPARTPKPEFDLGRVDLSKTVAEAGIIRQVLFVPPSMLAADLMARMQADRTQMALVIDEYGGTDGLASLEDIVEMVVGDIEDEHDDDEVMIQRVSDDVFIADARVELEELAEAIGRDFDIRDQLEDADTLGGLIFASLGRIPVRGEVVQAVPGFEFHVLDADPRRVKRVRVTRKRASSVRRRERRPEGEGTATPADHAKLPEQQNDGASAE, encoded by the coding sequence ATGAGCGACTTCAGAAACCAGTCGGTAGCGACGGAAAAGAGCGAGGCGGACGCCTCAAGTCAGGACGAGGCGGGCAGTAGTAGCAGCGCGCCGAAGCAGGAAAGCACGGGCCGGTCATCCCTCTGGTCCCGCGCGACACGGCTTTGGCGCATGACGGGCGCCTCGACCCTTCGCAAGGACCTCACCGAGGCCTTGATGACCGAGGACACCGGCGGCGAGCCGGCCTTCCTGCCCGAAGAGCGGGCGATGCTGCACAATATTCTTCGTTTCCGCGAAGTGCGGGTCGAAGACGTCATGGTGCCGCGGGCCGATATCGAGGCCGTCGACCAGGACATCACGATTGCCGAACTGATGGTGATCTTCGAAGATTCCGGCCGCTCGCGCATGCCGGTCTACAACGAGAGCCTCGATGACCCGCGCGGCATGGTCCATATCCGCGACCTTCTCGCCTATGTCACCAAGCAGGCCCGCAACAAGCGCCGCACCAGGGCGAAGAACGGCACCGCCGCCCCTACTGTTGCAGTCGCCGAGAAGCCGGCACGCACGCCCAAGCCCGAATTCGACCTTGGACGCGTCGATCTCTCCAAAACGGTCGCCGAGGCCGGCATCATCCGTCAGGTTCTCTTCGTGCCGCCTTCCATGCTCGCCGCCGACCTGATGGCGCGCATGCAGGCGGATCGCACGCAGATGGCGCTGGTTATCGACGAATATGGCGGTACAGACGGTCTCGCCTCGCTGGAAGATATCGTCGAGATGGTCGTCGGCGACATCGAGGACGAACACGACGATGACGAAGTGATGATCCAGCGCGTCAGCGACGATGTGTTTATCGCCGATGCGCGCGTCGAACTCGAGGAATTGGCCGAAGCGATCGGCCGGGATTTCGATATTCGTGACCAGCTGGAAGATGCCGATACGCTTGGCGGCCTGATCTTCGCCTCGCTCGGCCGCATTCCGGTGCGTGGCGAGGTCGTGCAGGCGGTGCCGGGCTTCGAATTCCATGTGCTCGATGCCGATCCGCGCCGCGTCAAGCGCGTGCGTGTCACGCGCAAGCGCGCCAGCTCGGTCCGTCGCCGCGAGCGCCGGCCGGAAGGCGAGGGGACGGCGACACCCGCCGACCATGCAAAGCTGCCTGAACAGCAGAATGACGGGGCGAGCGCCGAATAG
- a CDS encoding DUF882 domain-containing protein, translating into MRNNCSTLLACVIALTSIFAAEATAGGNHKHVAKSEKDGVAKVYTVQTTRVRHRCFPGKLRVILSHIARQVGRRPLVTSGHRSGGRRGSLHRKCLAADIRVPGISVKRIIAAARSAPSIGGIGTYCNGIVHVDVGPKRRWHHCGGLARLGRRTALAAR; encoded by the coding sequence ATGCGCAACAATTGCTCGACCCTGCTTGCCTGTGTGATCGCACTGACATCGATTTTCGCGGCCGAAGCCACGGCTGGCGGCAATCACAAACATGTCGCCAAAAGCGAAAAAGACGGCGTCGCGAAAGTCTACACCGTCCAGACGACGCGCGTGCGGCACCGATGTTTTCCGGGCAAACTGCGCGTCATCCTCTCCCACATTGCGCGCCAGGTCGGGCGCCGCCCGCTTGTCACATCCGGCCACCGTTCGGGTGGCCGGCGCGGATCGTTGCACCGAAAATGCCTTGCCGCCGATATCCGGGTGCCGGGCATTTCCGTGAAGCGGATCATTGCCGCCGCACGGTCCGCGCCGTCGATCGGCGGCATCGGCACCTATTGCAACGGCATCGTCCATGTCGATGTCGGGCCGAAACGGCGCTGGCACCATTGCGGTGGGCTCGCCCGGCTTGGACGGCGCACGGCGCTTGCCGCGCGCTGA
- the miaB gene encoding tRNA (N6-isopentenyl adenosine(37)-C2)-methylthiotransferase MiaB, translated as MSEQSLSMPVATATPNTRKVFVKTYGCQMNVYDSERMTDALAKDGYQATDVLEDADLVLLNTCHIREKAAEKVYSELGRLRDMKKARAKDGREMVIGVTGCVAQAEGKEILRRAPAVDLVIGPQTYHRLPDALRRAKGGERVVETDYAIEDKFEHLPAPEKARTRARGVTAFLTVQEGCDKFCTFCVVPYTRGSEVSRPVSQIVSEAERLVDGGVREITLLGQNVNAWHGLGPDGTEWGLGDLLYRLAEIEGLARLRYTTSHPRDMDDRLVEAHRDLPALMPYLHLPVQSGSDRILKAMNRRHTAAEYIALIERIRAIQPELAISGDFIVGFPGETDQDFEDTMRLIETVGYAQAFSFKYSIRPGTPGAEMDGHVDEAVKSERLERLQALLFRQQREFARTCIGKEIDLLLEKPGRMPGQLVGRSPWLQPVNVDAKTSEIGDIIRVRITDAGPNSLFAEAIR; from the coding sequence ATGAGCGAACAATCCCTCTCCATGCCCGTCGCAACCGCCACGCCGAACACCCGCAAGGTCTTCGTGAAGACCTATGGCTGTCAGATGAATGTCTATGACAGCGAGCGCATGACGGATGCGCTGGCGAAGGACGGCTATCAGGCGACGGACGTGCTGGAGGACGCCGATCTCGTTCTCCTCAATACCTGTCATATCCGCGAGAAGGCGGCGGAAAAGGTCTATTCCGAACTCGGCCGCCTGCGCGACATGAAGAAGGCCCGCGCCAAGGACGGCCGCGAAATGGTGATCGGCGTCACCGGCTGCGTTGCCCAGGCGGAAGGCAAGGAAATCCTGCGCCGCGCGCCAGCGGTCGATCTGGTGATCGGCCCGCAGACCTATCATCGCCTGCCCGACGCACTGCGCCGCGCCAAGGGTGGTGAACGCGTCGTCGAGACGGATTATGCGATCGAGGACAAGTTCGAGCACCTGCCGGCACCGGAAAAGGCCAGGACCCGCGCCCGCGGCGTTACCGCCTTCCTCACTGTGCAGGAAGGCTGCGACAAGTTCTGTACGTTCTGCGTGGTGCCTTACACGCGCGGATCCGAAGTTTCCCGCCCTGTTTCGCAGATCGTCTCCGAGGCTGAACGCCTTGTCGATGGCGGCGTGCGTGAAATCACGCTGCTCGGTCAGAACGTCAATGCCTGGCATGGCCTCGGCCCGGACGGCACCGAATGGGGCCTCGGCGATCTTCTCTACCGGCTTGCCGAAATCGAAGGGCTCGCGCGGCTCCGCTATACGACGAGCCATCCGCGCGACATGGACGACCGTTTGGTCGAGGCGCACCGCGACCTGCCGGCGCTGATGCCTTACCTGCATCTGCCGGTCCAGTCGGGCTCGGACCGCATCCTGAAAGCCATGAACCGTCGGCACACTGCGGCAGAATACATCGCCCTCATCGAACGCATCCGCGCCATCCAGCCGGAGCTGGCGATCTCAGGTGATTTCATCGTCGGTTTCCCCGGCGAGACCGATCAGGACTTCGAGGACACGATGCGTCTCATCGAGACGGTCGGTTATGCACAGGCATTTTCGTTCAAATATTCCATCCGCCCCGGCACGCCAGGCGCCGAGATGGACGGCCATGTCGACGAGGCCGTGAAGTCGGAACGCCTTGAAAGATTGCAGGCTTTGCTGTTTCGCCAGCAGCGCGAATTCGCCCGCACCTGTATTGGCAAGGAGATCGATCTGCTTCTGGAGAAGCCCGGCCGCATGCCGGGACAGCTCGTTGGCCGCTCGCCCTGGCTGCAGCCTGTGAATGTTGATGCAAAAACGTCGGAAATCGGTGACATTATCAGGGTACGAATCACCGATGCCGGGCCCAACAGCCTCTTCGCAGAAGCGATCAGGTGA
- a CDS encoding NifU family protein: protein MFIQTEATPNPATLKFLPGKIVLETGTAEFRDETEARAASPLAARLFGVPGVTGVFLGYDFITVTKDSADWQHMKPAILGNIMEHFMSGQPVVASGALAGSDQPEEGEFFNEGDETIVATIKELLDTRVRPAVAQDGGDITFKGFRDGVVYLNMKGACSGCPSSTATLKHGVQNLLRHFVPEVQEVEAVM from the coding sequence ATGTTCATCCAGACCGAAGCGACGCCGAACCCGGCGACCCTGAAGTTCCTGCCGGGCAAGATCGTGCTGGAGACCGGCACGGCCGAATTCCGCGACGAGACGGAGGCGCGCGCCGCTTCGCCGTTGGCTGCGCGCCTGTTCGGCGTACCGGGCGTCACCGGCGTGTTCCTCGGTTATGATTTCATCACGGTCACCAAGGACAGCGCCGACTGGCAGCACATGAAGCCGGCGATCCTCGGCAACATCATGGAACATTTCATGTCCGGCCAGCCGGTCGTGGCGAGCGGTGCGCTTGCCGGCAGCGACCAGCCGGAAGAGGGCGAGTTCTTCAACGAAGGCGACGAGACGATCGTCGCGACCATCAAGGAACTGCTCGACACCCGCGTCCGCCCGGCCGTGGCGCAGGATGGCGGCGACATCACCTTCAAGGGTTTCCGCGATGGCGTCGTCTATCTCAACATGAAGGGTGCCTGCTCGGGCTGCCCGTCTTCGACGGCGACGCTGAAGCACGGCGTGCAGAACCTTCTTCGCCATTTCGTACCGGAAGTGCAGGAAGTTGAAGCCGTCATGTAA
- the ybeY gene encoding rRNA maturation RNase YbeY — protein MSELDIQISVEEGAWPSEERLRATSERVLGVAVGFLAREEKQPFPKTGAPEVSLVFTNDAEIRGINAEWRSQDKPTNVLSFPAFPLTPGKMPGPMLGDIIFAEETLTREAGELGKSFDDHLTHLLVHGFLHLFGYDHMDDEEAEKMEGLETRILAELGLSDPYGDDPDE, from the coding sequence ATGAGCGAACTCGACATACAGATTTCCGTGGAGGAGGGCGCATGGCCCTCCGAAGAGCGCCTGCGCGCGACGAGCGAACGCGTTCTGGGCGTGGCGGTGGGGTTCCTCGCAAGAGAGGAAAAACAACCGTTCCCCAAGACGGGTGCGCCCGAAGTCTCGCTGGTCTTCACCAATGACGCAGAGATCCGCGGTATCAATGCGGAATGGCGCAGCCAGGACAAGCCGACCAACGTGCTGTCCTTTCCGGCCTTCCCGCTGACGCCCGGAAAAATGCCGGGGCCGATGCTCGGCGACATCATCTTTGCCGAGGAAACGCTGACCCGCGAGGCGGGTGAACTCGGCAAGTCTTTCGACGATCACCTCACGCATCTGCTGGTGCATGGATTTCTGCATCTCTTCGGCTATGATCACATGGACGATGAAGAAGCAGAAAAAATGGAAGGGCTGGAGACTCGCATTCTTGCCGAGCTTGGCCTATCTGACCCCTACGGGGATGACCCCGATGAATAG
- a CDS encoding PhoH family protein, whose translation MNGHELMTSSPRQSKTQTDANHFVLTFENNRYASELFGQFDQHLKLIEQRLGIDARARGNSVSISGEIVATNQARRALDYLYGRLQSGGSIELSDVEGAIRMAIAADDQLSLPTMERKAKLSMSQISTRKKTIVARTPMQDTYIRALERSELVFGVGPAGTGKTYLAVAHAAQLLERGAVDRIILSRPAVEAGERLGFLPGDMKEKVDPYLRPLYDALYDMMPGDKVERAIAAGVIEIAPLAFMRGRTLANAAVILDEAQNTTSMQMKMFLTRLGENGRMIVTGDPSQVDLPRGVKSGLVEALQILKGVEGVAVARFKDVDVVRHPMVARIVRAYEAQTAVQDESEQVDR comes from the coding sequence TTGAACGGACACGAACTGATGACGTCATCGCCGCGCCAGTCGAAAACCCAGACCGACGCAAATCACTTCGTGCTCACTTTCGAGAACAATCGATACGCAAGCGAGCTTTTCGGTCAGTTCGACCAGCACCTCAAGCTTATCGAACAGCGCCTCGGCATTGATGCGCGAGCGCGGGGCAATTCCGTCTCGATCTCCGGTGAAATCGTCGCCACCAACCAGGCCCGGCGTGCACTCGACTATCTCTACGGACGCCTGCAAAGCGGCGGCTCGATCGAACTGTCAGACGTCGAGGGCGCGATCCGCATGGCGATCGCCGCGGACGACCAGCTTTCGCTGCCGACCATGGAGCGCAAGGCCAAGCTCTCCATGTCGCAGATATCCACCCGCAAGAAGACCATCGTCGCCCGCACGCCGATGCAGGATACCTATATCCGCGCGCTGGAGCGGTCCGAACTCGTCTTCGGCGTCGGCCCGGCCGGTACCGGTAAGACCTATCTTGCTGTCGCCCATGCCGCCCAGCTTCTGGAGCGTGGCGCCGTCGATCGCATCATCCTGTCGCGTCCGGCCGTCGAAGCCGGCGAGCGCCTCGGCTTCCTGCCGGGCGACATGAAGGAGAAGGTCGATCCCTATCTGCGGCCGCTCTATGACGCGCTCTACGACATGATGCCGGGCGACAAGGTGGAACGCGCCATCGCCGCCGGCGTCATCGAAATCGCGCCGCTCGCCTTCATGCGTGGCCGGACGCTCGCCAATGCCGCGGTCATCCTCGACGAGGCGCAGAATACGACCTCGATGCAGATGAAGATGTTCCTGACGCGCCTTGGCGAAAACGGCCGCATGATCGTCACCGGCGACCCGAGCCAGGTCGACCTGCCGCGTGGCGTCAAGTCGGGTCTCGTCGAAGCGCTGCAGATCCTCAAGGGTGTCGAAGGCGTCGCCGTCGCGCGCTTCAAGGATGTCGACGTCGTGCGCCATCCGATGGTCGCCCGCATCGTCCGGGCCTACGAAGCCCAGACGGCCGTGCAGGACGAAAGCGAGCAGGTCGATCGCTGA
- the tsaB gene encoding tRNA (adenosine(37)-N6)-threonylcarbamoyltransferase complex dimerization subunit type 1 TsaB, with product MILLAIDTAGAGCYAALYDTDQDTILGAAGADIGRGHAERLMDFVDAALDAAGMTLQDIGRIAVTIGPGSFTGIRVGVAAARGLALALGVPAVGVSTLAAIAADHRTGTPLMVAMDAKRDEVYWQRFAADGAEVSPAAIGSLDDVRGIAAGHDGVLAGSAAALLRDGAPQAGDGVSIATVARLGASLDPQAHLPKPLYLRGPDAKPQAGFAIRRA from the coding sequence ATGATCCTCCTTGCGATCGATACGGCAGGCGCGGGCTGTTACGCGGCGCTCTATGACACCGATCAGGACACCATCCTCGGCGCTGCCGGCGCCGATATCGGCCGCGGCCATGCCGAGCGGCTGATGGACTTCGTCGATGCGGCACTCGATGCCGCCGGCATGACCTTGCAGGACATCGGCCGCATCGCGGTCACCATCGGCCCCGGCTCCTTCACCGGCATCCGTGTCGGCGTGGCGGCCGCACGGGGCCTGGCGCTCGCGCTCGGTGTGCCGGCCGTCGGCGTCTCGACGCTTGCGGCGATCGCTGCCGACCACCGGACGGGAACGCCCCTTATGGTCGCGATGGATGCCAAGCGCGATGAGGTCTACTGGCAGCGCTTTGCAGCCGATGGCGCGGAAGTATCGCCGGCTGCGATCGGCTCCCTCGACGACGTGCGCGGCATCGCCGCGGGCCATGATGGTGTGCTCGCCGGCTCTGCCGCCGCATTGCTGCGTGATGGCGCCCCGCAGGCGGGCGACGGCGTCTCCATCGCCACCGTGGCGCGCCTCGGTGCAAGCCTCGATCCGCAAGCTCACTTGCCGAAACCGCTCTATCTGCGCGGCCCCGATGCCAAGCCGCAGGCGGGATTCGCGATCCGGAGGGCGTGA
- a CDS encoding Fur family transcriptional regulator, whose protein sequence is MTEVEKSLEELCVERGMRMTEQRRIIARVLEGSADHPDVEELYRRSSAVDARISISTVYRTVKLFEDAGIIERHDFRDGRSRYETVPDEHHDHLIDLKTGNVIEFHSPEIEALQERIAREHGFRLVDHRLELYGVPLKEGE, encoded by the coding sequence ATGACGGAAGTGGAGAAATCGCTGGAAGAGCTTTGTGTCGAGCGCGGTATGCGCATGACGGAGCAGCGCCGAATCATTGCGCGCGTGCTGGAAGGTTCTGCCGATCATCCGGACGTCGAAGAGCTTTACCGCCGTTCGTCCGCCGTCGATGCGCGCATTTCCATCTCGACCGTCTATCGCACCGTCAAACTCTTCGAGGATGCCGGCATCATCGAGCGGCACGATTTTCGCGATGGCCGCTCGCGCTATGAGACGGTGCCGGACGAGCACCACGATCACCTGATCGACCTCAAAACCGGCAACGTCATCGAGTTCCATTCGCCGGAGATCGAGGCCCTGCAGGAGCGCATCGCGCGCGAGCACGGTTTTCGGCTCGTCGACCACCGTCTGGAACTCTACGGCGTCCCCCTCAAGGAGGGCGAGTGA
- a CDS encoding universal stress protein, with protein sequence MVSRRLSRLEGHRRKFLAVIDDTPECQRAVHYAGSRAKNSNGGVVLLYVIANADFQQWLGVEEIMRAEAREEAEAVLAKAAQALREAVGIEAEMVIREGVASEAINGLIEEDRDIAILVLAAGSAKEGPGPLVSSLASRAQAFPIPVTVIPDQLSDEELDALS encoded by the coding sequence ATGGTTTCTCGACGACTTTCCCGCCTTGAAGGCCACCGCCGGAAATTTCTGGCGGTCATCGACGACACGCCGGAATGCCAGCGCGCCGTCCACTATGCGGGAAGCCGGGCGAAGAATTCCAATGGCGGCGTCGTGCTGCTCTATGTGATCGCCAACGCCGATTTCCAGCAATGGCTGGGCGTCGAGGAGATCATGCGGGCGGAAGCGCGCGAAGAGGCGGAAGCCGTGCTCGCCAAGGCGGCGCAGGCGCTGCGCGAAGCGGTCGGCATCGAGGCGGAAATGGTCATCCGCGAAGGTGTCGCGAGCGAAGCCATCAACGGGCTGATCGAGGAGGACCGCGATATCGCGATCCTCGTTCTGGCGGCCGGGTCCGCCAAGGAAGGGCCGGGGCCGCTGGTCTCGTCGCTCGCAAGCCGCGCGCAGGCCTTCCCGATCCCGGTCACCGTCATTCCCGACCAGCTCAGCGACGAGGAGTTGGACGCGCTGAGCTAA
- a CDS encoding GNAT family N-acetyltransferase — protein sequence MALTDYFTRKPAFDIFPLETADAGIAAMLHRARFPQPWNDGEFHSLLSQQPVYGFVALREGVLGRTAGGFVLGRAVAGEAEILTIGVDLRFERAGLGWRLMQAAIREAKMRGAEDIFLEVDDGNVAACGLYAKLGFLKVGERKAYYAAADGRRSTALVMRRDLR from the coding sequence ATGGCGCTCACCGACTATTTCACCCGCAAGCCGGCTTTCGATATCTTTCCGCTCGAAACTGCCGATGCCGGCATTGCCGCGATGCTGCATCGCGCGCGGTTTCCCCAGCCGTGGAACGATGGCGAATTCCATTCCCTGCTGTCGCAGCAGCCGGTCTACGGCTTCGTCGCGCTGCGGGAAGGCGTACTCGGCCGTACTGCCGGCGGCTTCGTGCTCGGGCGTGCGGTGGCCGGTGAAGCGGAAATCCTGACGATCGGTGTCGATCTTCGCTTCGAGCGCGCCGGCCTCGGCTGGCGGCTGATGCAGGCCGCGATTCGCGAGGCGAAGATGCGCGGCGCGGAAGATATTTTCCTCGAAGTCGACGACGGCAATGTCGCGGCTTGCGGGCTTTACGCCAAGCTCGGCTTCCTCAAGGTGGGCGAGCGCAAGGCCTATTATGCCGCGGCCGATGGTCGCCGGTCCACGGCGCTTGTCATGCGACGTGATCTTCGCTAG
- a CDS encoding lysophospholipid acyltransferase family protein, with protein sequence MITWLRLAIALIVLVTVTLVLLPIQLVGLRFNLKFRRRLPRLWHRVACRVLGLKVRVHGTLEPSRPLLIAANHASWKDIMVLGSVADVVYIAKAEVRGWPVFGLLARLQATIFVEREQRQKTGDQVDEIARRLTDGEIVVLFPEGTTSDGNRLLEMKTSLFGAAASAVPHAPGGVVHIQPVSIAYTGVHGMAMGRFHRPIAAWPGDIELLPHLLGVAREGAVDVDVDFGERVDYTRASNRKQVSRDVEARIRAMLGARLRGR encoded by the coding sequence TTGATCACCTGGCTGCGCCTTGCCATTGCCCTGATCGTCCTTGTCACGGTGACGCTGGTCCTGCTGCCGATCCAGCTTGTCGGCCTGCGCTTCAACCTGAAATTCCGCCGCCGCCTGCCGCGTCTCTGGCACCGCGTCGCCTGCCGTGTGCTCGGCCTGAAGGTGCGCGTGCATGGCACATTGGAACCCAGCCGCCCGCTGCTGATCGCCGCCAACCATGCCTCCTGGAAGGACATCATGGTGCTCGGCTCGGTGGCCGATGTTGTTTACATCGCCAAGGCCGAGGTGCGCGGCTGGCCGGTCTTCGGCCTGCTTGCCCGCTTGCAGGCGACGATCTTCGTGGAGCGCGAGCAGCGCCAGAAGACCGGCGACCAGGTGGACGAGATCGCGCGCCGTCTGACCGATGGCGAAATCGTCGTGCTCTTCCCGGAAGGGACGACCTCGGACGGCAACCGGTTGCTGGAGATGAAGACCTCGTTGTTTGGCGCCGCCGCGTCCGCCGTGCCGCATGCGCCGGGCGGCGTGGTGCATATCCAGCCGGTGTCGATTGCCTATACCGGCGTGCACGGCATGGCGATGGGACGGTTCCACCGGCCGATCGCCGCCTGGCCGGGTGATATTGAGCTCCTGCCGCATCTTCTCGGCGTGGCGCGCGAAGGCGCGGTCGATGTCGACGTCGATTTCGGCGAGCGCGTGGATTACACGCGGGCAAGCAATCGCAAGCAGGTGAGCCGCGACGTCGAGGCACGCATTCGCGCCATGCTGGGCGCGCGGCTGCGCGGCCGGTAG